The genomic DNA taaaaatgaattttttgacaAGTAAATTCTTGGTGTATTCAGACAACAGCAGTTACAATTTATATTACAAcaaacacataatatatatgttgcatGTTGAAGGAGGCTAAGATCATGATCAGGTGGAGGCTAACTAGGAAGACGAGACGGGGGTTCTACAGCTGGGGCAATTTGGGTGAGCGGCCAGCCATGGGAGAAGGCATTTGGAGTGGTACTTTTGTGAGCATGGCAGATTCATCACTTCTTGCTGTGGCTTTGCCCCAAAATCTTCCAAGCACACTGCACAAAGCTGCCCTTTTGATTTGCTTGGGTTGCTCTGCCATCCTCTGAGCCCCAGCGGCAGTAGTTTTCTTGAAAATTGACTCTCTTTTGCTCTGCTGCCTCTGACGTCATCCCCTCGATCTCTGTTCACAATGCCATTAGGATCAAATACTGGAATTGCCAATTGCATCAATTTTGATTAACTCAAAGAATTCTAGTAAATGATGATTTCACCGTTATAATCTTAGTTTTAACGATAGATTCCCAGTTTAAAATTTCGAGTTTGTGTATAATCTATCTtaatcaaagataaataaaagttaGATTCCCAATTAGGATTCAGAAAGTCCTTTGACCTTCTGCCCAGAAATCAATGGCAAATGAGAAGGGCACCGAcgaatggaaaagaagaagaaaaccttGAAGTGGGGCGGAAGTGGCCAAGTTTCTCTTCCAGCCTTTGGCGGGCTCTCAGAGCAGCTCCATCCATGGTGGCGTCGGTGGCCGTGGATGGTTCGAGCCAGGACCCGTAAGAAGAGTGGTGGCGGTGGCTGTGGTCAGGAGGAAGGCGGTGGCAATCGGAGGTCCTAGCCCTCATCCGGCGGGGCATCTCAACTCCGGGCAGCACTCCGGCCATGGCGGTGATCTGGGTCTGTTTCTGATTGATTGCAAATGGGGATCtggtttcaattttcaattacttATATGCAAAGGCAATAAAGGAAGGAAGCTCCCAAGGAAGCTCACTGGAAAACAACAAACGCAATCCAATGACCTTGAACTTTCCGGGAAACTCTATCCATGGGCTAAAGGCTAAAGCAAAAGGAAATTCAAAAGCAaacacccacccacccacccacccacccagtTGATTTATGCAATAGGAAGTCCtcaaattatcattattattatttgattatatcTACATGTTTCATAAAAACAATTAATACAACCATAGAAATTTTACAATAACACCACACACAAGTCACATGAAATGAGCTAATCCCACAAGCAAGCGAATGCTTGTGGGGATTTAGTCAATATCAACACTAACTTGTAAACTTCATCCAGCCCTTTTAGGCAGGCCTATGAATGAATGGTGTAGGCCAGTTACATTGAGATTTGGGAAGTTCTTGAATTAGattacaaacaaacaaacaaaaaatattcataacTTTTTGCATAGAAGAAACTCTAGAACAAAGTTCCAAACcccttttattatttcaatagtATTTCCAAAAGAAGTATCTGAAAAACTTGGGCTACAGTAGGCAGGTGGGCTAGTTTTGTGATTTTATTGGTCTTTTCACTTTCCCCCCTTTTGGGCCCAACTTGGATTGGGCCTATACGGAAAGAGTTTTAAAGTGGGTTCTAGTAAACTGGGACTTGAAACTTGGAAGTGAGTTATATATGTTTGGGTCAGACCAGCCCAAATCTGTAAAATTTTGGAAGGGAATTAATTACCTTCTGAACCACAATTTTGGAATGGGAATCAAACGGGCTGAGCATCTGAATTTCAATGGAAAGCTTTGTGAAGAGTGTATGGCCCCAACCAAAGCAAGCATGGGATGGGGGGGTGGTGTCTGATGGATGGGTGGCCCGACATGACTCAAGACATCATCATATATATGGCGGGGCGTCAGGGCCTGATTGGCTACATTGGCATTGCTGCAGAGCCACGAAGTTTGGGTCAACCCTATATCTCCCCCACCCCATCATGACATGATGGGCCTTCAATTTCATTTCATGGGTGCCCATACGAATGTCAACTTATAACATGCCCTACGAATAATGTATGTTTCTGTTACGTTAAGGGAAGGTGAAATCTAGGCCAGGCGAGGCAGAAGCCTAATGATGGGCCTTTGAAATCTTAAAAAACTTAAAGGCCCCACTATGAATCAATCGCCCACTATCTCAATTATTTCCCAATCCCACTATCTCCATGGCTTTCCAATATCCCCATCCTTCCTTACCTCTTCAACCTGCCATTTGTTAGTTCCAAAATCTATATTTTACTCTTTATATTTTTACCTTactcttgtaattttttaaaatttttattattttaattatattacaaaatttatattttttcaattaatttaatttttatattttaattttttttacatactaatataaattttttattatttcgattatattcATGAacgtatatttttaaattaatttaatttttatattttgttatcttattttacttttttaacataaaagtacatgagttaaattgatttaaaagtgCAAGTACAGAGATATAATCGAAACAATGAAAAATTCGAGTtaccatataaaaaaaatcaaaatataagagttgaattgactaaaaaattaaattcaaaaattaaattaacttaaaaaatgaaGATCAATTCATAATACTCGCTTGCACAATTTCTACTCTTTCATCAAGAATAGGAATCAGTCtctatatatgtttatatgtgtatatatagatatatatatatatttaaaaatatcaccattatttaatttgaatttgcaCTAATTAACAAAATCTATTAGGCGAACAATTAAGCTTAAGAGTCAAAAAATCCCACATGGATCTTTTTCTTAATTGACAGCCATATTGTCACATTGAGGATTTCCATCAATTAATTGTGTAAAAAActgtaacatatatatatatatatggtcatCGTACGTAGTGATATGCTTTGCATCAACTTTTGAGGTTGAGGATATGTAATTGCTTAACAATAATGCTCTGAGAATCACCAAAATAAGCTTTTATTGGCTACCCATCTGTAATTTGTTCAAAGAAAGCAGGATTcaaaacccacccacccaccagAATCACACGTTAATTGTAGCTATCAcagaatatataattaataatgtaCTCCTAATTAATTTCTAGCTAGGTTCCATTATTAATggtgataaaataaataaaacttaagaGGGGTCTCTTCATTGCATGTGATGAACACGCATATTAACTGTCACCTCTCTTTATTGCAATTATAAAGACATGGACTAGTAAACATACATTTACTAATATATTACAAGACAAAGCATCACAGCTACCTACCTACTGTCTTGCACTAAAAATCTATCTTAAAAGATGCCAACAGCCTGAATTGTGAAACCTAACACCCCCCCCCATGTTAGCTGTCGACTATAATTTTGATCttaatttctattcaattaatattaattctaCCTATCTCACTATCTTCACACCCaccttttcaaaaatatcaaccATTGTTAGGTTTTATTTGGAAcccaaaaaaatcatatataatcaTAGTTGGGAGCACATGATATTAATAATGCTATTTAGATAAAGTGATACTttccccaattaattaattaactttaaatCCTTCCCAGATCCTCCCAATTCTACGTACGTACAGTCCGATCCTTCCAAGTCAGAATTCCACCACGTGTCCCACTCTTCGCCAATCAGGGTTGACCTGTTGCCACGCTGGCACTGGGACACCCACCTTGAATACTCGCGGAGGTTCGAGCTATCTGTCCCCCGTTTGGGAAGACCGGAAGAGGCGGGCAGGGGTGGCCATAGCTATTCATTTCTAAACCACAATTCTTATATAGCCATGCATAATTTtgatcaataatatatatatttataataattttatttaaaagtaataataaatctatttactatcataaattattattatttttttaataaaactatTATGAATTCATGTACATCCTATTAGTTTTTGTTTGTCAAgcttctttttgaatatttactattataaactattagtttttgttaatttaacaTGTACAGAAGAAGAATGATACTGAACAACTAGAATTGGTAAATCACTTAGAGTTTCATATTGAATATCAAAGTTTGAATTAGTGTAGCGAtttgaaagataaatttattgcTAAAAGATAAATTTCGCATGAATTACTTTGAATGTCTAACTCTAAGTGTGTATATACTGTGTCTGCATCAGAGTTTATCTAACAGTGTATTGGGGGAAGGTCACCCGACTATGAGAATTAGTCAAGTGAAGCTCGGACACCTtaggtaaataaaaaaaaattataacattatcatcacaaaataatgtgacagcaacaattattttcaaataaaacaagttCGATAGATTAATGTGACACAATAAGAAGTCGTAGAGTCATACAAGAATATGTTACAGTGACTGGCACAGTAACCCACTGTCGGGTACCCGTCGGCCATGGTTGCATTATATATTCAACCCCACGCCCCCCTCAGATTTGCATtgctctcctctctctctctctctctctcatattcaTATAGACagaaacacacacaaaaacgACTACTTACCGGCCAAACCATCTCCACATTTCTTGGTAGTGTTCCCAAATTTACAGCAAATTAAAACCCACcttgataaataattaagcaTCTACAATGGGGAAGGACTTTGAAGCGACCAGGCACCGGGTCCCCGTTCCTCCGTCAAAGCCCTTCTTCAGCTCTCTGAAGTCGTCTCTCAAAAAGACCTTATTCCCGGACGACCCTTTCCGCCAGTTCAAGAACCAGCCGCCGTCCCGGAGACTAGTACTGGGATTGCAATACTTCGTTCCCATCCTCGAATGGGCTCCTCGTTACACCTTCGAGTTCTTCAAGGCCGACGTTGTCGCCGGAATCACCATTGCCAGCCTCGCCGTTCCCCAGGGCATCAGCTACGCCAATTTGGCCAACCTGCCACCCATTATGGGCATCTGTGAGTACTGTCGCTAAATACTTAATTACAAcgcgtcgctaaaaattaatgTTTCTAAGAATGAGGAAAAGTGTTATATGTGATGCTTGGAAATTAATGAATATTGCAGATTCGAGCTTCGTGCCTCCATTGGTGTACGCCATGCTGGGAAGTTCGAGAGATTTAGCGGTAGGCACCTTGGCTGTGCCGTCGCTGCTGATAACGTCCATGATAGGGAAGGAGGTTAATCCCATTCAGAACCCTAAACTCTACCTTCAGTTGGCTCTCACTGCAACTTTCTTCGCCGGAGTCTTTCAAGCTCTTTTGGGTTTCTTAAGGTCGATCCATTATGATTAATTTCAAGCTTAAACCATACATAAAATTTGTCTTACCAATCCAGTATTCACAGTAAAGCATGGAAAATGCATAAAAACTCACCAAAATAATGCAATATTAATGAATGATAAAAAGTCTTGTTTTTGTTAGATCATCATCTTAAAATATGAACGGTAGTTATGTAcgaaaatacaataatttatgtAGTTAATGGCTCAGGCGGATGATTTATTAAGATATTAAAAACCATTGatggtatatatattaatggttcATTTAATCAATCAGGCTTGGGTTGGTGGTGGACTTTCTGTCGCATGCAACAATAGTGGGATTCATGGGTGGCGCCGCCACGGTGGTGTGCCTGCAACAGGTGAAAGGAATTCTTGGGCTGTCTCACTTCACTCATGCCACCGATCTTGTCTCCGTCCTGCAATCCGTCTTTAGCCAGATCCACCAGGTTCACTCGTCGATATACCCTTCTAATTATTTAATgcttaattaaaatatatagataGAATATTTGcctgatcatcatcatcatcatcctgttcatatatatatatatatatataaaatccaTCAGAAATATTGAAATTGGCTTAATTTGATTGGTTCTctcttgttcttcattttctatgCGCGCAGTGGAGATGGGAAAGTGGGGTTCTGGGCTGttgcttccttttctttctgCTTCTCACCCGATATTTTgtaagtatatatacatatataatattatatatatatcaacaaccCCTTCACCATATATATGCTGTAATTCAGTTGCTTCAGAGTTCGATGattttgagatatatatatatatatatatgatgggCGTATCGGCAATTGCAGAGCAAGAGAAAGGGAGCCTTCTTTTGGATAAATGCAATGGCTCCGCTGGTATCCGTCGTACTGGGTAGCCTTCTTGTTTACCTCACCCACGCTGAAAAACGTGGCGTTCAAGTGgtactactctctctctctcactctctcataTTAggaaaatttagttaaaataaataaataaagtaaataaagaaaatcttagtatagttataaaattaacaataaatttattataatttaaaaattataaatttaaatcttattatcgtaattaatttttattctttatatataatattaaagcATCGAAGTAATTGGATTGGAGTAGTGCCACAGGTTTTGCTAGTTCTTTACATGAGATAATTGGATATGAGGGCGTTTAATTAAGTAGTTCAGAAATATATTAATACTTGTTTGTTGCCTAATTATGCATGCTATATATTTGCTTAAATTTCAGATTGGGCATCTTAAGAAGGGCTTGAACCCACCTTCACTCTCTGAATTGGCATTTGGATCACAGTATCTAACCACAGCCATTAAAACTGGAGTTATCATTGGTGCCATTTCTCTTGCTGTAAGTAATTCCATCTCCTCATCAACATTGTATaacctataatttttttttttttttttttttgtaattatgttGCAGAAATTACACGAGACAAACACTAGTTATATAGACAGCTTAACTTGCTTGACAAGAAATTGATTCTACTTAATGATGAGGGGATTCCTTTGATTGTAAGATAAGTTAATTGGGTCATTAGGTAATCCTTAGTCCACACGATTATGCATTGGCTGCCACGGATGGAGTGTCCTGCCGTTTGCAAGTGAATGATGTGTTAAATTACTACCCTAAATCAACGTAATTTTCATCAAGTTTAGGTTCTTAAGATGATTAAGACACATCTACATACTATTCAAGTTTATAAAGAGAGTGACTTTTTTGCTCCAAACTTGGGATGATTAAGACACACCTACTAGGTTGCTTAATTTGTTGCAAAAATTAGATAAGACTACTCAAGATGTGGGTCTatttgcatttttgaaaacaaaaaattgaagatgGGTGATTAAAGAAAAAGATTAGTGAAGCAAATGAAATACATATTTGAGCTCTATTATGTAAGCAAATATGGTATTTTAATGTTATgaagatttattaattaaatgaattttcaaaaaaaaaaaaaactcttcatatattttgtttcaagaaaataaaaataattaatcttatcaacaaaatttaaacttataaaccctagtttaaaattaatttaatatatagagAACTGACTGGTGATATAAATATggtttggtcaggaaggaataGCAGTGGGAAGAAGCTTCGCCATGTTTAAGAATTACCACATCGATGGGAACAAAGAGATGATTGCCTTGGGAATGATGAATATTGCAGGCTCTTGCACTTCATGCTACTTGACCGCAGGGTAACCCTTTTACATAACTgtaatattttggaaatatcgATCATatcatttatatgaattttttttatctcattatATAGGGTCAGTAATTACATAAActttagttaattaatatacTAAAACTTTTTTACCTGAATTTGAATGGGAATAGGGCCATTTTCCAGGACGGCAGTGAACTTCAACGCGGGATGTAAGACAGCAGTGTCTAACATTGTGATGGCCACAGCAGTCATGATCACACTGCTATTTCTCACGCCATTGTTCCACTACACTCCCCTTGTGGTCCTCTCCTCTATCATAGTCGCCGCCATGCTCGGCCTCATTGACTACCAGGCCGCCTTCCACCTCTGGAAGGTCGACAAATTCGACTTTGTCGTCTGCATTAGTTCATATTTGGGTGTTACCCTTGGCAGTGTTGAAATAGGCCTAGTTATTGCGGTTTTACTGTCTCTGCTTCGGGTGCTGCTATTCGTGGCAAGGCCTAGGACTTGTGTTCTTGGCAAGATTCCCAATTCCTTGACGTACAGAAGCATGGATCAATACCCAATTGCAAACAATGTCCCTGGAATTCTAATTCTTCGGATTGATGCTCCAGTTTACTTTGCCAATGCAAGCTACTTAAGAGAGAGGTACATTTTTTTAAAGCCCCAAACTACTAACTGAATCGATTATCATGCAAgatcttaattttataatactGATTCTTTCTTCTCATGTTGCATCTTAATTAGGATCGTAAGATGGATTGATGAGGAGGAAGACAGGCTTAAGTCTCTGGGAGAGATGGGACTGCAATATGTAGTACTAGACATGAGTTGTAAGTGATCAATTACCAACATAGCAATTAACCTTTCAATATTACAataaaacaaatcattttttgTGGTGGGTGGTCACCCTTCGCTCTTTTTAGCACATAACACAACCAACATATTGCAGCTGTAGGTAGCATTGATACAAGTGGAATAAGCATGCTTGAAGAGGCCAATAGAAACATTGAAACAAGGGGTCTCAAGGTATATACAGGCGTTTCACttttgtaattgattaattaCCTTTATTAGTTACCTCATCGTTATCATAAATCTTCAAGATAAATTATGAAATGACGAATTGggttggtttggttcggttttaTTAATTGGTGTAGCTGGTATTAGCAAATCCTGGAAGTGAGGTGATGAAGAAGCTGGACAAGTCCAAGTTTCTGGAAGCAGTGGGGCATGAATGGATCTTTCCAGCAGTTGGGGAGGCTGTGGAAGCATGCAACTTCATGCTTCACTCATCCAAGCTAGACCATAAGACTGTTCAATCCCAGCTGCAGGCTTCAGATGACAATGTATGATCAATTACTAATCCAAATCCAAGGACTAATCAGATAGCTAGTAATTAAACCAGTACTAATGTAATGGTTCCTACTGGATTATACCAAGGTGTCATcataatatatacaaatatatctTGGGGCATTGCGgtgattttctttttacaatCTGACTACATAATTCTTTTGTCATGGGCAGagttaagaatatttttaactGTAGACAAGAGTTATTTTGATAAtcctttaataatataaatagatattaaaaattgtttaaaatttatttttcttacttcttAAGATGAAAAgtcactaattaaatttatgtattcaagtttagaaaacaaatattctttaattgataatatagtcaaattatttaatcattctTGTGACATAATTAaacgtaaataaaattttattaattttaattttaaaaaaattatttttacttgaaaCTTCAATAACAtgaatgattaataatattctataactTATCTATGcatttaaaaaagaatttattttttttttgtaaaatttagtATTGCAAgtggtgtttttattttcatggttattaatttcttttgaaatttttaattctaaaaataaatacaaaccataaatattaaaaaacatatcATATTTTAGAATACTATTCATTatctaatattgaaaaatgatgTGTGGACTTAAGGAGTTGGGGGCCTTTTCGTTGAAAtagaacaacaaaaataaacagatcatgaattcaaataaaaaaccaTCATGAAATAGAATTTCAAATAATAGCAAACCTCATTTTTTGGGCCTCCTCTTTTTTGGGGGGGCTCTAGGCATAAACCAAGCCCTCTACCTTGTTGAGATGCACGAAAGCAACTCAAATATGCCATTTTTGCATTTTCAAGACATTTCCCATTTTGGAAACATTGAAAAAGGCCAAAAACTTTTTTTGGTCATTTCTGTAATTTCATATACGTTGCAAGAGGTGTTTCACAATTAACCTAATTAATTATTGGTTTATGGTAATCAAAAGTGGTTAGAGACACAATTCTAGCAATTTCATCCATAACCAACAAATATATAggtctttgttcttttttctttggttCTCCTATTCACGCCCTagccttaatttcttatttgaagtTCGAAATTCGACTCAATTCTCTTGTTGTCGTTCTCACACCCAATGTCAATTGTCATCGTTCTCCCTCACCACCAATTGCTCATTACTCAGTACTCATGTCGTCATCGATTCAATTGCTCAGTCCTTTCATCATTATaagaattttggattttagcaacataaatttcattcgctatttagcgacgaaatgaCGACGAAATTGCGAtagattaagaaaaaaaaattcataaaatcagCGACGGATTAGCAAAGCAAATTAGTGACGAAACAATATTCCATTgctaaactaataaaaaaaattaaaaaatagcaacaaaaattttattccatcactaattttagtgacagaaaaaaTGTTTGTCactaaaagtttaaaaactaaaaaaaataattttttatatatatttagcaacgaaaaacaTATTCCATCACAAGAAATAGCGATgaaatccgtcgctaattacatatattatttttatttttattttaaatttagtgacggacattttttttgtcactaattttAGAGACAGATTTGAAGAATCCATcactgattttaattttaatatttgtttaaataaaaaaataaaaaaattaattctaatgACGGATTTGGAGAATTCATCACTGATTTAGCTACAGAATATTCAATCCatcgctaattttaattttttaattttttattgaattcatttataaatatttaaattttgagatgaatatttaaatatataaatataaaaaaattaaaataaatttaaaattaaacatagatttaaacatgagatgaatataaaaaatttaatttgtaaaatttaaaaattttaatttaaattaatataattattttaaatgtataataattaactattgacaatatttattaaatgtgtataaaatgtaaacaaacactatatttaaaaaataaataaaaagtttaaaaaccataatatatttaaaaaaaatattttatattatagaaatcacaaaaataaaacaatatcgaCAAATTGTATTATATAAAGAGTCTAGGGGTAACCTtgtcaatcttttttttttataaataggaattttttttgctaatttaaGATATGTTCACAATCTTAGTGAAACTATAATTTCACTTCGAACACAAGATTGACTTATGCTTCAAAAGGTTTGCCGGTAATTCATTCGAGTTCtaaacttatttttctctttcagaAACCTCTTCGAAAACATCAAGAGATACTCTCTTGCATCTTGATCGAGACATTAtcttgtataaaaaaattattattatatcttgacgATAATAATGTAAATTCAGCATTTAATAATAGaacacattaaatataattagcTTAACTTAATTTCACTTAATTTGCATTCTTCTATAACAAACACCCTCAACACCCCCCCCCTCTTTTGATTCTTTCCATTTCCCTCcctctatttctcttccaaatgCATTTATGAGCATCATCGATTGTGTGAAATCTAACCGTTCGTTCTTAGATTCGACTGCATAATTTTCACCGTGAAAGCAATCCAGATAAAAACTAACGAcgactttaattttaatctgCTAAGCTCAAgagtaagtaaatatgattttaatgataacaaaaatatttttataatacaaatgtattttttgttcatgtaaaatgtaaatttattttgaattaaaagtgggtacaaagaataaat from Diospyros lotus cultivar Yz01 chromosome 4, ASM1463336v1, whole genome shotgun sequence includes the following:
- the LOC127800059 gene encoding probable E3 ubiquitin-protein ligase RHY1A, with product MAGVLPGVEMPRRMRARTSDCHRLPPDHSHRHHSSYGSWLEPSTATDATMDGAALRARQRLEEKLGHFRPTSRDRGDDVRGSRAKESQFSRKLLPLGLRGWQSNPSKSKGQLCAVCLEDFGAKPQQEVMNLPCSQKYHSKCLLPWLAAHPNCPSCRTPVSSS
- the LOC127800038 gene encoding sulfate transporter 3.1-like, which codes for MGKDFEATRHRVPVPPSKPFFSSLKSSLKKTLFPDDPFRQFKNQPPSRRLVLGLQYFVPILEWAPRYTFEFFKADVVAGITIASLAVPQGISYANLANLPPIMGIYSSFVPPLVYAMLGSSRDLAVGTLAVPSLLITSMIGKEVNPIQNPKLYLQLALTATFFAGVFQALLGFLRLGLVVDFLSHATIVGFMGGAATVVCLQQVKGILGLSHFTHATDLVSVLQSVFSQIHQWRWESGVLGCCFLFFLLLTRYFSKRKGAFFWINAMAPLVSVVLGSLLVYLTHAEKRGVQVIGHLKKGLNPPSLSELAFGSQYLTTAIKTGVIIGAISLAEGIAVGRSFAMFKNYHIDGNKEMIALGMMNIAGSCTSCYLTAGPFSRTAVNFNAGCKTAVSNIVMATAVMITLLFLTPLFHYTPLVVLSSIIVAAMLGLIDYQAAFHLWKVDKFDFVVCISSYLGVTLGSVEIGLVIAVLLSLLRVLLFVARPRTCVLGKIPNSLTYRSMDQYPIANNVPGILILRIDAPVYFANASYLRERIVRWIDEEEDRLKSLGEMGLQYVVLDMSSVGSIDTSGISMLEEANRNIETRGLKLVLANPGSEVMKKLDKSKFLEAVGHEWIFPAVGEAVEACNFMLHSSKLDHKTVQSQLQASDDNV